The Accipiter gentilis chromosome Z, bAccGen1.1, whole genome shotgun sequence DNA window ATGCAATCAATAAGCAGTAGTGAAGCACATCATGCAATTAATAGCCAATAATGCAGAACATCGTGCGGTTAAGAATGATTTCTAACCGATGGCGTTGCTGAAGGGTTGTGCGATTGATGATCAATGATCGAGCAGTGCAATCCATGATTAATTGGGAGCGATTAATGAGGAATCAGCCTCGCCTAATGAGCAGCACCTTGGGGATGATGAAGCCACCAAGCTGCGTATCCCTCTTCGCCCTCCGGATGAAGCCGAGGGGGATGAGGTCGAGGAACCGCAACGTCTCGTGAAGGACAGCTTCGGTGTAGGGCATCGCCCCCTGGTCCTGCAGGCTGGGGCTCCGCTCCCTCCCCATCACCCGCTCAATCTCCTGCTGCACCTTCTCTGAGGAAGGCATTTGAGGGGGTGGAGGtcggtggtggtggggggtgtctgttccccccccccccccccagcacccatggccaTGCCTCCCACCTGCCACCTCGgggtgctccagcagcagcatcagGCAGTAGCAGAGGGTGATGCTGGTGGTCTCCGTCCCGGATATGAACATGTCAAACACCGTCACATACATGTTGTCCCGTCTGAAAGCTGTCCCGGGGTTCCCCTtctcctggattttttttgggggggacgggacagtaCAGGAAAGAGGAGGGAGTTACACccctgcctctgctccagccagcaGAGGAAAGTGTCCCCAAAATCCCAGGGTGGCCATGAAATCCCAGGTTCCtgtctccccccagccccatgtcgtttcccccccaccccgggatggCACACCACATTCTGGTGTCATGTCCGTCCCCCCCCAAGATGATGCTCAGGGGTCCCCTCACACCACCTGCTCCATCCTGCAGAGGAAAGCATCCACGAAATCCCGGGGTGCTGCCAAATCCAGGGTGGCCTCGTGCTCCGCCACTTTCCTGGCCAAAAATTTCTCGATGATGGAATTGTTCTGGAAGTAGGTTTGGTGGGGGCCGGGCAGGTGATTCATCAAGCTGGGCAGGATAGTGTAGAGCTGCCAGGAAAAAGCCAGGTGGCATGGATGCCGGAGAGGTGCCATTGAGTCCGGCGAGGCAGCATGATGCCGGCAAGGCAGTACGGTGCCGGTGAGTTGGCACAGTGTTGGCAAGGCCAGGGCCAGAGggtcccctcccccccttccctgccaaAATGTCTTACCTGCCCGGCAACGGAGCTCTCCAAGCGGAAATTTTCGGCAAGGCACCGGAGGATGTGGCGGTACTCTTCGTCGCCATAGCCGAAGCGCTCACCGAAGAGGATGCGGCTGATGGTGTTGCCCACGGCTGCGCTCAGCAGCGTGGCAGGGTTGAAGGGCTGCCCTGTGGCAGTGGGGATGGTGACGATGGCAGGGCCGGATCCCCCTCTCCTGCTCCACCATGATTCCACCGCGACCCCGCCACACACCTTTggtctgctccagctcctgcagcagcagccccatctcCTCCTGGACCCACTCCTCCACGCTCCTCTTGCCCATGCCAAAATCCCGCAGCGTGGTGAGGGTGAAGCGCCGGGTCTGCGCCCACATCTCCCCGTTGCTCATGAAGATGCCGAGATTCTTGTATTTTTCCGTCAACGGGAACCGACCCCGGTCGGTGAATTCATCCCCACGGTTCAGCAAAACCTCCCGCACCACCTCGTAGCCGAAGACCACCACCGCCCGCTCCGAGCCGAAGTGTAGGGTGAAGACGGGGCCATACTTCTTGCTCAGCTGCGGCACAAAGCGACAACCCCCCACCCTGGTGTGGGTCACGGCACCCTGGGGGTCTCGGCATCGGCACCCCGGGGGTTTTGGCCCCCCCACTCACCTTGCGGAAGGTCTTGCAGGTGTTGGCAGCCCTGAGCTGCAGCAGGTTCCCGATGACCGGCAACGCCAGCGGCCCCGGCGGGTAATTTTGGCTCCGCCGTTCCTTTTTCCACCCGGCCACAAGGGCCACAACCACCAGGATAAGGAGGATGGTGGTGACGGTGCCCACCGGCTCCATGGCTGCTGGTGCCTGGTTCGGCAGTGAGAAGGACAGTCTGTCGGCACTGGAGAGGTCACAGCGGCGTGGCTGGGGCTACCAGACGGTCGATGACCTTTGGGGATCTGCTCGCTGTGTGTGTCGGGGACCTGGAGCCGGGccagggggagggtggggggagcaaAGGGGACTCTGCCCTCCCCACACCGCGGTGAGTGCCAGAAGCCACCGGCACTCTGAGCACCCTCAGCTGCCCCTTCGCCTGTTGCAGTCCCCGTCCCCTCATCACAACACCCGCCCCTTTGCTGGCAAACCATGTCCCCTTGCCAGGCACGTGGTGTCCTTGGCAGCCGCCAGTGAGGTGCCGGTAGTTTCTTCTGGCTCTGGGTACAGGTTTTGCCCAGCTGGAGCACCGGGGGTCCTGCAGGCTTTGGACCCACCGGCCACAGCCGGGGGAGAACCCCGAGCCCTTGGGGGGGACAGCTCTGACCCCTCCATCCCAAAGCTGAGATGGGGAGAGGAGACCGGaaccaaggaggaggaggaggaggaggacgaaggCCTGGCAGACCATGAGCCGTTGGCAACCCCTCTGCACAGCCTCAGCGCTGGATCCAACCCTTTGGGGCTTGAGCTCGGCTCAGGGCTTTGCATGGCTTTGCACACTCAGCTTGGGGCATTGCATGGCTTTGTACCCTGATGGGATACGGGGAGCAGATGCGGTGCCAGggtcctgtgtccccccccgtcccccccacatccccccaggGTGGCACACTGTGTGCCCCCGAGATGATGCTTGGGGTCCTGGACCCCCGCTGTGCCACACATGGGGCACTAGAAAAGGGGCACAGGGGGCCACAGGggtgcacacacacccccatacCCCCGCAGGGGCTGCAGAGTCAGGCAGAGCCCGGAGGGGACGGGAGCAGCACCGGGGAGGGAACACAGAGACAGGGATCGctgcaccccccccagcacccacctcccttAACACCCCCCGGGAACAGCTCGGTGCTGCCCCGCCAGCTCagggcacagcacggcacagcacggtgcagcatggcatggcatggcacaatATGGCATGGTGTGGCACAGCATGGCGTATCATGGTGCAGCACAGTATGGCATGGCACAGTATGGCAGAGCACAGCATATCATGGtacagcatggcatggcacagcatggcatggcgTATCACAGTGCAGTATGGCATGGTGTAGCGCAGCTTGGCATGGCACATCAGGGTGCAGCACAACGCAGCGCGGCACAGCGGTCTGTCCCGGTCATGCCAGATGGCTGCAGGGCCACATGGCCCCTCTCGGCCTCGCCGCAGCTGGGCTGGCGCGCACCGGCGGCCTGATGTCAGCCCGTGCCGCGCCAAGGCTGCCGTCACCGCTCCCTGCGCCGCACCCGGCCGTAACCGCTGCCGGATGGGTGCCTGGGGAACCCCGCAGCCCTCGTGGCACCCCACGGCACCCCACGGCACCCGCAGCTGCAGATCCctggtggggcaggagggtgggTACGGGGGGTGTGTGCAGGGCTGGGGTCCAGGTGGGAGTCGCTCGTGCACCCCAAACTCCCGGTGCACCCGTCCTCATCCTCGTCCCCGGTGGCTGCGGTGACGGTGGCGGGGGGAGGATGGCTGCCCCCGGATCTGGCCCCGCTGGCCCGGAGCCCGCGGCGTCACCGGGAGCACAGCCAGTTCCCAGCAGCGGGGACGGTGGGGGGGGACGACTGTGGTGGAACGCTCAGCGGCAGGGTGGAGGGGGACACcctggggggggctctgggacccccccagccctggggcagctgcTACTGCAGCCTGGGGGGACTCTGACTCAGCCCGTGGtccagccctgtccctgtccccaccctgGGTCCCCACCCTGTAtcccctgtcctgtccccaccCTGGGTCCCCATCCCATGTCCCaatcccatgtccccatcccggGTCCCCACCCCACGTGCCCACCCTGTACCCCTAGCCCTGTCCCTACCCTGCgtccccatcactgctcccatCCTGTGTCCCGTGTCCCATATACCAGCCCCAGGTGTCCCCCCCtggacccccagccccatccccaccccgGATCTCCACcaccgtccccgtccccagcaccatccctgtcccagccccgtgtcccccacTGGGGGGGGTGCAaactgggtggtggggggaactgggtggtgggggggtgcaAATTGGCTGCTGGGGGGAACTgggtggtgggcagggggtgCAAACTGGGTGGTGGGGTGAactgggagctgggagggggcaaactgggtgctggggtgaactgggtgctgggagggggtgcAAACTGGGTGGTGGGGTGAactgggagctgggagggggcaaactgggtgctggggtgaactgggtgctgggagggggcaaACTGGGTGGTGGGGTGAACtggcagctgggagggggcaaactgggtgctggggtgaactgggtgctgggaggggtgcagattgggtgctgggggaaactgggtggtggggaaggggtgCAAAGTGGGTGCTGGAGCgaactgggtggtggggaggggatccaaagtgggtgctggggggaactgggtgctggggggaactgggtgctgggggggttgcaaactgggtgctggggggaacTGGGTGGTGGGAGGGGTGCAGACTGGGTACTGGGGTGAACTGGGTGCTGAGGGTGGGTGCTGCTTGGCCACGGGTTGCAGCTGGATCCTCTGGATCTGCACCCCAgcatgggaagggggggggccACGATGCCACCAGCCCAAAGCAGCAACTCGGGGGCGGCAGGAAATTCCTCCGGCGCAGGAACGCGCCGACGCTGGCGCAAGCCCCGGTGCCGCGGTCTCGCACGAGGCCGGTGGCGTCGCACGAGGCCGGTGGCGTCGCACGGGGCCTGTCGGTGTCGCACGGGGAGCGTTGGCATGGTGCAGGGCGTGCAAGGCTTGCACGAAGTGTATTAGCTTCGCACGGGGCACGCTGGCCTTGCACGGGGCGTGCAAGCCTTGCACTAGTCTTGCACGGGGCATGCTGGTGTTGCACATGGGCATCATTGGGGTGTCGGGGAGGGGGTTCGGTGGGACCCCCCTGCCTGTGCAGAGGGCTGACCCTGTGCAAACTCCCCACACCCAAAACGAGGGTCCCCACAGCCCTGGAGACCTCCCCCCGGGGGACCCCCCTCGCCCTCCTCCTTGAGGGGGGGGTCCCTTATTGATGAGGGTGGGTAAGGGGTCCCCCCAGGGTGCTGGGTCCCCTcagagcggggggggggcaggggtaaAAATAACTGGGCTGAAAGTCCCAGCAGGCAGGCTGGATCCGGCCTGGGCCGGGGGGGCCACTGCTCCCTCCGGCCCCTTCCCCTTTCGGTATGAGACATGGAGGAAGAAGGGGCCCGAAGTCGgggtccccctgcaccccagttCCTCTCCCACCCCTTTGCAAGGGGCTGGACACCCCTGGccctggaggtggggggggtcGCACCCGGGGGGTGGATGCCAGCGctgggctggggacccccagTGTTGCCTGAGCCACCGCTGGTGCCTCCCATGTCCAGTTTGGGGTTTCCCACTGGTCCCAGTTTGGGGTCCCCACGGTTCAGCCCACCCTGGTTGGGTCCCTGGGTCCCGGTTCAGCCCCCCCAGACCCAGTTTGGGGTCCCCCAGTCCCAGTCCAGCCCCTCCCAACCCCTTTTTGGTGTTCCCCAGTCCCAGTTTGGGGTTCAGCCCCCCCGAGTCCCAGTCCAGCCCTCCGAGCCCCTGTTTGCTGTCCCCTGGTCCCAGTTTGGGGTCCCCTGGACCCGGCTCAGTCCCCCTGTCCCtgttcagccccccccccccccccggtcccagCTCGATGTCCATTCCTCCCCGTTTCAGTGCCCACCACTCAcagtccagccccccccccccccccccccccccgcccgccatcCCGGTTTGCtctcccccctccatcccccccgtccccgtccctaTTCGGGGTCCCCCactcccacaccccccccccctccctctccttcctccccccccctccccctcccgatCCCAGGTTCGGGCGCCCCCcggtcccgccccccccccccccccgccatccccctCGGGCGCGGTCGGTGCGTCCCGGCAaaaactttcctcctcctcctcctccgccatccccgtccttcctcctcctcctcctcctcctcctcctcccccttaaCCCCTGCCCGTCCCGGCACCGCGGGGCGCAGCCGGCGGCTCCGTTCCCCTCCCGGTGGGTGCCGGTGGGTGCCGATGGGGGGGGTCACCCCGGCGGTGCTGGCTCTGCTGGTGGCCGCCGCCCTGGGGTCGGGACCGGCCCCGCCCGGTGAGTGgtaaagtgggggggggggggggtgggtcccGGTAAagggtattggggggggggggggcggagggggggggagaaggactTTGAGAGGGGGGGCACCCACTTTCCGATGGGACACTttgccggcggggcggcggggggtggggggtgctggagGAGGGTCCTTTCGGGGGGATcactttgcggggggggggggggcgggtgtccccggtcgtgcctcagtttcccccggGGCTGCTCCATCTCCCCGCTAGCCCCATAGaggggcccggcccccccgcccccagcagaggaggaggggggggggccatgctgtcgtgtccccccccaccccagcccggGGCCACCGCCCGTCCCCGCCGTCCCGGCCAGACATCTGGGGCTGGTtatggccggggggggggctggtggtgggTGTGCGATGACCacggccgggccccccccccggaacccccccggccccgtggaggcggggggggggggggggggggcagatgccAGGGATGCCTGAAGGCTCCcgggggagcggggtgggggggggggggcaccgcggCGGGGCCGTGACCCCCCATTTCCCTTCCCACGCCCCgccgtgcccccctcccccctgccccggggacccaggtgtccgggatGGGGTGTCCgtgtccctgtgccccccaaCCTCCTGTTGGGAGGCACGatggcctccccccccccagcacttgGGGTGtgctcagggggctggggggtcctggggggcagtGAGGGTCCCAGAGGGTGGTGCGGGTCCCATgaggggggtactgggggggtggggggggtcccagagaGCAGTGGGGgttctggggggtggggggtcctaGAGGGCAGTgggagtctggggggggggggggtcctagaGGGCAGTGGGAGTCTGGGGTGGAGGGTCctggtgggggtcccagggagcattgggggtccccgggggtgTGGCGGGGTCCTGGTGGGGGTCCCAGAGGGCGGTGGGGGTCCCAGAGGGCGGTGGGGGTCCCGGCGGGTGGTAGGCGTCCCAGGAGACCCCCACTGAGGCCCCccggtgtcccgtccccccccagccctgtccttCCTGGAAAACCCCTCCAATGTCACCTCCTCACTGGGGAAGACGGTGCGGCTGCGGTGCCAGGTGCGGGGGGCCGGCGAGCCCCCCGAAATGGGCTGGCAGCGGGATGGGCACCCGCTGGAGCTGGCTGACAGCGACCAGGCCCAGGTGCCGCTCAGCGAGGATGTCTGGCTGGCCACCAGCCAGCTCAGGTGGGCCGCACCACGCCGGCGGCACGGCTGGCACCGTAATTCGCCGTACCGTGTTGCCCCGTGCCATGCCGTGTTGCGCCGTGCCGCGTTGCACCGTGCCGTGCTGCATAACACCAGGCCGTGTTGCCCTGTGCCATGTTGCTCTGTGCCGTGCCATGTTGCGTCGTGACGCACCGTGTCGTCCCATGACGTGttgtgccatgccatgccgttGCTCGGTGCTGTGGCACGCCGTGCCGTACCATGCCATGTTGCCCTAGGCCCTGTTGTCCTGTGCCATGTTACCCTGTGCCACGCCACGCCATGCCATGTCTCCCCACGCCGTACCATGCCGTGCCGTGTTGCCCTGTGCCAGACCATGCCGTGTTGGCCCTTGCTGCACCATGTCACACCATGCTGTCCTGTGTTGCCCTGCGCCATGTCGctctgtatggtgctgtgttgtCCCGTGCCAGATCATGCTGCGTTGCCCTAGGCCCTGTTGTCCCACGCCATGTCACACCACGCCGTGCCATGTCGCCCAGTGCCGTGCCACACCATCCCCTGTTGCCCCATGCCATACCATGTCACGCCGTGCTGTGACATTTTGCCCCATGCTGCGTCACACCGTACAGTGCCGTGTTGCCCCATGCCAGGCCATTCCGTGTTGCCTCTTGCCGTGTTGCACTGTGCCGTGTTGTCCCTTGCCATGCCGTGTCGCACCGTGCCGTGCCATGTTGCCCCGTACCATGTTGCACCGTACGGTGCCGTGTTGCCCTGTGTGATGCTGCGCGGTGCCCAACGGTGCGGTGTCCCACAGCATCCCGGCCATGCAACTTTCGGACGCTGGGCGCTACCGGTGCTGGGCACGCGCCGGCGGGGAGCAGCTCCTGTCCACCGAGGCTCACCTGGAGTTGGCGGGTGAGCGGTagcacccacgggtgggggggcacccatgggggtCCCTGGCACCCCCTTAACCAtcaccctccctccccagggctgcccttCTTCTTGGAGGAGCCGCAGGACCTGGAGGTGGGGGTCGACACCCCCTTTAACCTCAGCTGCGGTGCCCGGGGCCCCCCCGAACCTGTGCGGCTGCTCTGGCTGCGGGATGGGGCCCCCCTCAACTCTCTGCTGGACCCCCTGGCCAGGGCCCCCTCCACGCTGCTGGTCCCCGGTGAGAGGGGCTGAGGGGCaatggggggggctgggggcaacAGGGAGGTTGGGGGACAACAGGGGGTTGGGGGAcaatggggacattggggggcaatggggggctgggggcagtggGAAGGTTGAGGGGCAATGGGCGACTGGGGGAcaatggggatactggggggcAAAGGGGGGCTGGGGGTAATGGGGAGGTTAGGGGGCTGGGGGGCATTGGGGGGGGTCAGGATGCAGCTGGGTTTGGGGGTGACAGGGGCTGAAGCCCGGGCATTGGGGGGTTCGGGGGGGTCAGTCATTCCCACCCAGCCAtgccagcgggggggggggggggggggggccgccctgTCCCGGGTGACTCAGCCTTGGGGGGGGAGCGGGTGGCCGGAGGTGACGCCACCGTGAGTCAccccaggggacccaggcgtcctggcagccccccagaccccccccactcacccccccccccccgccagcctgTGGCTGAagggaggggctggggaggggggggtctgcACCCTACCAAGGCCACGGGTCCCATCCTGCTCCCCCGCATGtgcccccccgtgcccccctccTAATGCATCTGAACCCCCCACCTTGTGCCCCCCATCCCTCTTGCCTCCTGCCTTGCGCACCTGCACCCCCTCATTCCACCATACTTCAtgcccccccatccctcctgcaccccatCATGCCCCCCCCAAGGCCATGCTggggaggggaccccccccaagactccccccccccttttttccatGCCCCCCCCAGGTCTGAACCGCAGCAGCTCCTTCTCCTGTGAAGCCCACAACGCCCGCGGTGTCACCACCTCCCGCACCGCCACCGTCACCGGTGAGTGGGGGGGCACAATTGggaggggggcaagggggggggtcccacttaccccctcccacccctcccagtGGTCCCCCAGCGCCCCCAAAACCTGGGACTGGTGAGGAGGGGGCCACACTGGCTGGAGGTGACCTGGGAACCGGGGGCCAGCGGGGAGACCCCCCTGCGCCTCTGCACCGTCCAGGTATggggggggacaccggggggggcacagggggatgTGGGAGGTGTGGGGAACATGGGGGACACTGGAGACGGGGGGGAGCATGTGGGGCATGGATGGTACAGGGGGGCATGGGGGGTACTGGGAACATGGAGGGCATGGGGGGGTAATTACCCCAGGGGGTGCTTGGGGGTATATCCATGGCTGGGGACATCCCCATTGGGGTTTCACCGGGGTCAGGGGTGTCCCCAGTGGGGACAACTTTGGGGTCGGGGTGTCCCCAATATTGGGGTATCCCTGGGGCCAGGGCTGTCCCCAGTGGGGACATCCTTGGGGTCAGGGAGTCCCTGGGGTCATGGTGTCCCCAAGattggggtgtccctggggtcaGGGATGTCCCCAAGGTGTGGGTGTCCATGGGGCCAGGGGTGTCCCCAGTGGGGACATCCTTGGGGTCAGGGTGTCCCTGGGGTCAGGGATGTCCCCAAGGTGTGGGCATCAATGGGGCCAGGGGTGTCCCCAGTGGGGACATCTTTGGGGTTGGGGTGTCCCCAAGATCGGGGTGTCCCTGGGGTCAGGGGTGTCCTCCGAAGTCAGGGTGCCCATGGGACCAGGCTcggagggttggggggggtccccggtgACGTGTCCCCACAGGCGGTGGCTGAGGACGAGGACCTGAGCAGCGTCCCCCTGGGGGGGCTCTACAACCGGGTGGTACCCGTGCCCCCCTTCACCCACCGCATCGAGGGGCTCCAGCCCTTCGCTGCTTACCGGGCGCGGGTCTCCTGCCGCAGCACCCACGGACCCTCGCCCTGGACCCACTGGGTGCCCATGGCCACACTGGAGGGTGGTgagttgagggggggggggggtccccatagGGCTGGATGTGGGGCTCCCATTGGGAAAcagagggctgggggaggagaatggatgtgggggtccccatggggtTGGGGGACTGGATGTAGGGGTGCCATTGGGGaacagggggctgggggggggggatggatgtGGGCATCCTCATGGGGTTGGGGGGCTAGGGTTGGGGGGGCTGGATGTGGGGATGCCATTCAAGAATGGGGTCTAGGGGGGGGGGGCTCAATGCGGGGGTCCTCATGGGACTGGGGTGTTGGGATCCCCATGGGGAGAGGGGGCCAGGCACCCAGATGCCTGGGACCCCcagctgacacacacacaccccccccagtgCCGGGTGCCCCCCCTGAGAACGTGACGGCGGAGCGGGACGGCAACTGGGCACGGGTGCGGTGGGCAGCACCGCGGGGGCACCTCAACGGGGTCCTGCGGGGGTACCGGCTTGCCTACCGCAGCGCCCATGCCCCCGAGGTATGGcccacccccctgcaccccattgCACCCCATTGTACCCCATTGCTCCTCTCTGCAACCTGCTGCAACCCCTGCACCCCAttgctccccctgcaccccattgTACCGCGTTGCTCCCCTCTGCAACCCGCTGCACCCCCCCTGCACTCCATTGCTCACCCCATTGTCACCAGATTGCCCCCCCGGTGTGTGTCCCCTGGCAGGTGGTGGTGGACGTGGGGCTGGCGCAGGAGAAGACCCTGGAGCTGGCGCCGGCCGTGCAGAACCTGTCGGTGCGCGTGTCTCCCTACACAGGGGCGGGGGACGGACCCTGGagcccccccatcctgctgctcgCCTGTG harbors:
- the LOC126036613 gene encoding cytochrome P450 2H2-like, which gives rise to MEPVGTVTTILLILVVVALVAGWKKERRSQNYPPGPLALPVIGNLLQLRAANTCKTFRKLSKKYGPVFTLHFGSERAVVVFGYEVVREVLLNRGDEFTDRGRFPLTEKYKNLGIFMSNGEMWAQTRRFTLTTLRDFGMGKRSVEEWVQEEMGLLLQELEQTKGQPFNPATLLSAAVGNTISRILFGERFGYGDEEYRHILRCLAENFRLESSVAGQLYTILPSLMNHLPGPHQTYFQNNSIIEKFLARKVAEHEATLDLAAPRDFVDAFLCRMEQEKGNPGTAFRRDNMYVTVFDMFISGTETTSITLCYCLMLLLEHPEVAEKVQQEIERVMGRERSPSLQDQGAMPYTEAVLHETLRFLDLIPLGFIRRAKRDTQLGGFIIPKGCTIYPILSSALQDPRHFKNPEAFDPRHFLDEKGGFKKSEAFMPFSAGKRMCLGESLARAQLFLFLTAILQRFQLRHPPGCPHLDLRPEVSGIMNIPRPFELCFCPC